Proteins encoded by one window of Tunturibacter psychrotolerans:
- a CDS encoding transcriptional regulator, protein MLEARLRAELWTSWASLLRSYAAAHGMNSTHHAVVEVGAEEITLRVASRWLRFTHEMMEMSDGGRSTFNMQEDGTVKLNGVAEEMDLAAERLAREMMQSE, encoded by the coding sequence ATGCTCGAAGCGCGCCTCAGAGCTGAACTTTGGACATCGTGGGCTTCGTTGCTTCGCTCCTACGCCGCCGCCCACGGAATGAACAGCACGCATCACGCAGTAGTCGAAGTTGGGGCTGAAGAGATTACACTTCGTGTGGCAAGCCGATGGCTTCGTTTCACGCACGAGATGATGGAAATGAGTGACGGTGGTCGTTCCACCTTCAACATGCAGGAAGATGGAACGGTTAAACTGAACGGTGTCGCCGAAGAGATGGACCTTGCCGCCGAACGGCTGGCGCGGGAGATGATGCAGAGTGAGTGA
- a CDS encoding NAD(P)H-dependent oxidoreductase subunit E, producing MSEIANTIFSPELAARFDKLVTIYPLRRSALVPMLLYAQDEVGYISDEVIAEIAERIGILELDVRNVLSYYSMLRTKPAGKYNVQVCTNISCMLRGGYEILDHCKHKLGIGHKETTQDGVFSLEEVECIGACSWAPAIQINYDFHDNLTTDKVDVLFQIYRDGQGKDVK from the coding sequence GTGAGTGAAATAGCCAATACGATCTTTTCGCCGGAGCTGGCCGCCCGCTTCGACAAACTCGTTACCATCTACCCGCTCAGGCGCTCGGCGCTCGTCCCGATGCTGCTTTATGCGCAGGACGAGGTCGGCTATATCTCCGATGAAGTCATCGCCGAAATCGCTGAGCGTATCGGCATCCTTGAGTTGGACGTTCGCAACGTGCTTTCGTACTACTCCATGCTGCGCACCAAACCCGCAGGCAAATACAACGTGCAAGTCTGCACCAATATCTCCTGCATGCTGCGTGGCGGCTACGAGATCCTTGACCACTGCAAACATAAACTCGGCATCGGTCATAAAGAGACGACGCAAGACGGCGTCTTTTCTCTCGAAGAAGTGGAGTGCATTGGCGCCTGTTCCTGGGCGCCCGCCATCCAGATCAACTACGACTTCCATGACAATCTCACGACCGACAAGGTTGATGTCCTCTTCCAGATATATCGCGACGGCCAGGGAAAGGACGTAAAGTAA
- the nuoF gene encoding NADH-quinone oxidoreductase subunit NuoF — MPTLVSHPDEVKIVSRRFGLGATDIDKYVELDGYKAVQEAIAKGPEWIINEMKASGLRGRGGAGFPTGMKWSFVPKQSEKPKYVLVNGDESEPGTCKDHVIFLHDPHAVIEGTMIAGLAIGSKLGFIYLRGEYRYLLKIVEKAVADAYAKGFLGKNIFGTGVDFDIITQTGAGAYEVGEESALMESLEGKRGVPRIKPPFPAVVGLYGGPTVINNAETIANAPHILLMGGEAYAKLGSERNGGTRLFGISGHVERPGVYELPMGYSLRKAIYDVAGGIKDGKKLKAVVPGGSSCPVMLPEEIDVGLDFDQMGKAGTMLGSGGIVVLDETVSIVEFALRTIAFYQHESCGWCIPCREGTDWIKKTLTRVYNGGGNKKDVDNVQYLAENMLGRTFCPLGDAAAMPTIAFVKKFRKEFEDYIAGNKAGTPIITVEQLVGAH; from the coding sequence ATGCCAACACTCGTCTCGCATCCCGATGAAGTAAAGATCGTCTCCCGCCGCTTTGGCCTGGGTGCCACTGATATCGACAAATATGTTGAACTCGATGGCTATAAGGCTGTTCAGGAAGCCATCGCTAAGGGCCCGGAGTGGATCATCAACGAGATGAAGGCCAGCGGGCTGCGAGGCCGCGGCGGCGCTGGATTCCCGACGGGCATGAAGTGGTCTTTCGTCCCGAAACAGTCGGAGAAGCCGAAGTACGTGCTGGTCAATGGCGACGAATCCGAGCCCGGCACCTGCAAAGATCACGTCATCTTTTTGCATGATCCCCACGCCGTCATTGAAGGCACGATGATCGCCGGTCTTGCGATAGGCTCCAAGCTCGGCTTCATCTATCTGCGCGGTGAGTACCGTTACCTGCTCAAGATCGTCGAAAAAGCCGTTGCTGACGCATACGCAAAGGGCTTCCTCGGCAAGAACATCTTCGGGACTGGAGTGGACTTCGACATCATCACGCAAACCGGCGCCGGAGCGTATGAGGTTGGGGAAGAGTCCGCGCTCATGGAGTCGCTCGAAGGCAAGCGTGGCGTGCCTCGCATCAAACCGCCCTTCCCTGCTGTGGTCGGGCTTTACGGTGGTCCCACAGTCATCAATAACGCGGAGACGATCGCCAATGCTCCGCACATTCTGCTGATGGGTGGCGAGGCTTATGCGAAGCTCGGCAGCGAACGAAATGGCGGCACGCGCCTCTTTGGCATCAGTGGACACGTCGAGCGCCCTGGCGTCTATGAGCTTCCCATGGGCTACTCGCTCCGCAAGGCGATCTACGACGTCGCCGGTGGAATCAAGGATGGAAAGAAGTTGAAAGCAGTCGTTCCCGGTGGTTCAAGCTGCCCGGTCATGCTTCCCGAAGAGATTGACGTAGGCCTCGACTTCGACCAGATGGGCAAAGCCGGCACCATGCTCGGCTCGGGCGGCATCGTAGTCCTCGACGAGACCGTCTCCATCGTCGAGTTCGCCCTGCGCACCATCGCTTTTTACCAACACGAATCCTGCGGCTGGTGCATTCCCTGCCGCGAGGGCACGGATTGGATCAAAAAGACCCTCACCCGCGTCTACAATGGCGGCGGGAATAAGAAGGACGTCGACAACGTTCAGTATCTCGCCGAAAACATGCTGGGCCGCACCTTCTGCCCGCTGGGTGACGCGGCGGCCATGCCTACCATCGCCTTCGTCAAGAAGTTCCGCAAAGAGTTTGAAGACTACATCGCAGGCAACAAGGCCGGAACCCCCATCATCACCGTAGAACAACTGGTCGGAGCACATTAA
- a CDS encoding molybdopterin-dependent oxidoreductase produces MPDVKFTVDGKQLTAPAGTFLIEACKTNGIEVPAFCYYPGISLKAACRMCVVRIEKMPKLQTACTTPVSEGMVVQTETPEIAQARKATLQLLLGNHPLDCPVCDAGGECELQDMTFKYGAAESFYAEPKHHREEQKWSPVVYYDRPRCILCYRCISMCGEGMDVFALGIQARGSSSVIAPNVPAQMSPDDLAHVDCEQCGMCIDACPVGALTSGTYRYKTRPWEMNHVSTVCTHCGDGCKTTLGVRSTSDGSEIVRGDNRDKSGINNDFLCNKGRYAFDFANNEDRITQPLVRQPNGELKPVSWEVALDHAGKKLRELRDTRGGKTIGVIGSNRTTNEEAYLLQKFARTVLGTNNIDHHRTADYVSFAQALAGTTGRTASLRDTHTASAILLVGGDPTIQAPGTAWNIRTNVRNHRARLYVANSAEIKLRRQAKSFLHLAPFGYSALASYFAGDAAAASEAVADTNALAAFREAIKAEENLLILIGSELRGKDLKKLIDFGLTIPGAKFALISDYANSRGAADMGLLPDLLPGYTPLAGNTTFAEYNTPAAPGLDMIEIFEAAERGELSALYVVGSNPVSRYGIDPASLKNTFVVVQDMFLTETAALADVILPAANLYEKSGSVTNSYGDLQLVNKAGDRAGVRTDFEMIVRIADKMGANMRELIPFGKGTRADMGQSRGVHSGEADRHAVWLAANNMEPKLSPFDPFAILDEIQRLVPGYNLLRLQLLSGNDQHLQPAASSNGLVQIGSRRDLVLPANDTLFTSGTLGRYSAMLSDLQHNESLRPPTGLTQIQPAAD; encoded by the coding sequence ATGCCAGACGTAAAATTCACAGTAGACGGCAAACAACTCACCGCCCCCGCAGGCACCTTCCTTATCGAAGCCTGCAAGACCAACGGCATCGAGGTTCCCGCCTTCTGCTACTACCCTGGCATCTCGCTCAAGGCTGCTTGTCGTATGTGCGTTGTCCGCATCGAGAAGATGCCCAAGCTCCAGACCGCCTGCACCACCCCGGTCTCTGAAGGCATGGTCGTCCAGACTGAAACTCCTGAGATTGCTCAGGCGCGCAAAGCAACTTTGCAACTGCTCCTCGGCAACCATCCGCTCGATTGTCCTGTCTGCGACGCAGGTGGCGAGTGCGAGTTGCAAGACATGACCTTCAAGTACGGCGCCGCCGAGAGCTTCTACGCCGAGCCCAAGCACCACCGCGAAGAACAAAAGTGGTCGCCCGTCGTCTACTACGACCGCCCACGCTGCATCCTCTGCTACCGCTGCATCAGCATGTGCGGCGAAGGCATGGACGTCTTTGCCCTCGGCATTCAGGCCCGCGGCAGTTCCTCGGTGATCGCCCCCAATGTTCCAGCGCAGATGTCCCCCGACGACCTCGCGCATGTTGACTGCGAGCAGTGCGGTATGTGCATCGACGCATGCCCCGTTGGCGCGCTCACCTCGGGAACCTATCGATACAAGACTCGCCCTTGGGAGATGAATCACGTATCGACCGTCTGCACCCACTGCGGCGACGGCTGCAAGACCACCCTCGGCGTCCGCTCCACCTCCGACGGCAGCGAGATTGTCCGCGGCGATAACCGAGACAAGTCCGGGATCAACAATGATTTTCTCTGCAACAAGGGCCGTTATGCGTTCGACTTCGCCAATAACGAAGACCGCATCACCCAACCTCTGGTTCGCCAGCCGAACGGCGAGTTGAAGCCGGTAAGCTGGGAGGTCGCCCTCGACCACGCCGGAAAGAAGCTTCGCGAACTTCGCGACACCCGCGGCGGCAAAACCATTGGAGTCATCGGCTCGAACCGCACGACGAACGAAGAAGCGTACCTGTTGCAGAAGTTCGCCCGCACTGTCCTCGGCACCAACAACATCGATCACCACCGCACAGCTGACTACGTCTCCTTCGCGCAAGCTCTCGCAGGAACCACCGGACGCACAGCATCGCTCAGAGATACTCACACTGCATCAGCAATTTTGCTGGTGGGTGGTGACCCCACGATTCAAGCTCCCGGCACAGCATGGAACATTCGCACAAATGTACGCAATCACCGCGCTCGCCTCTACGTCGCCAACTCCGCTGAGATCAAGCTCCGCCGCCAGGCGAAGAGCTTCCTCCATCTCGCTCCCTTCGGCTATAGCGCCCTAGCCTCTTACTTCGCTGGAGACGCCGCCGCAGCCAGCGAAGCTGTAGCCGACACCAATGCTCTGGCGGCATTCCGCGAAGCCATCAAGGCGGAAGAGAATCTGCTCATCCTCATCGGGTCCGAGTTGCGCGGCAAAGACCTCAAGAAGCTCATTGACTTCGGCCTTACCATTCCTGGAGCAAAGTTCGCTCTCATCTCCGACTACGCCAACTCTCGCGGCGCCGCCGACATGGGCCTGCTTCCCGACCTGCTACCGGGCTATACGCCGCTCGCAGGTAACACCACTTTTGCCGAGTACAACACTCCCGCCGCTCCCGGCCTCGACATGATCGAGATCTTCGAAGCAGCCGAACGCGGCGAACTTTCTGCTCTGTACGTCGTCGGATCAAACCCGGTCTCCCGTTACGGCATCGATCCTGCCTCACTGAAGAACACCTTCGTCGTGGTGCAGGATATGTTCCTTACCGAGACCGCCGCTCTGGCTGATGTCATCCTTCCGGCCGCGAATCTCTATGAGAAATCCGGTTCCGTAACCAACAGCTATGGCGACCTTCAGCTCGTCAACAAGGCTGGCGACCGCGCCGGTGTCCGCACCGACTTCGAGATGATCGTTCGCATCGCCGACAAGATGGGTGCCAACATGCGCGAGCTGATTCCCTTCGGCAAGGGCACCCGCGCCGACATGGGCCAGTCCCGCGGTGTTCACTCCGGCGAAGCAGACCGCCATGCCGTTTGGCTAGCCGCGAACAACATGGAGCCGAAGCTAAGCCCCTTTGACCCCTTCGCCATTCTCGACGAGATCCAGCGACTAGTCCCGGGATACAACCTGCTGCGTCTCCAGTTGCTCAGTGGCAACGACCAGCATCTTCAACCTGCCGCATCCTCCAACGGTCTCGTTCAAATCGGCAGCCGCCGCGACCTCGTCCTTCCAGCGAACGATACACTGTTTACCTCGGGCACCCTGGGCCGTTACTCCGCCATGCTCTCCGACCTGCAGCACAATGAGAGCCTTCGTCCTCCAACCGGCCTCACCCAGATCCAACCAGCAGCCGACTGA
- the nuoH gene encoding NADH-quinone oxidoreductase subunit NuoH — MSHLSPFQTFLLLSILKVVVVLVLTLMAVAYTVLLERKFLGRIQNRWGPSRVGPFGLMQPMADGIKLFLKEDLLPFAAERPLFIVAPIIALACSLISISVVPFGQVTQVAGVDIFQIADLNIGLLVILGITSIGVYGIALSGWSSNNKFSLLGSLRATSQMISYELALGLSLVGVVLRAQSLSLRDIVNSQSAHGILSWNVFGGFQFVAFFIYLMAAYAETNRAPFDLPEAESELVAGYHTEYSSMKFAMFFMAEYANMITVACVASLLFLGGASSPLGHLLPDNFGGPILTAIFPILWFVAKVLFFLLLYIWVRGTLPRFRYDQLMSFGWKFLLPLAMANIVVTSLVMALRS; from the coding sequence GTGAGCCACCTCAGCCCATTTCAGACATTTCTGCTGCTCAGCATCCTCAAGGTTGTGGTGGTGCTCGTCCTCACGCTGATGGCGGTCGCTTACACAGTCCTGCTGGAGCGAAAGTTTTTGGGCCGCATCCAGAACCGCTGGGGGCCTTCCCGCGTCGGCCCCTTCGGCCTGATGCAACCAATGGCTGACGGAATCAAACTCTTCCTCAAAGAAGATCTCCTGCCATTCGCCGCCGAACGGCCACTGTTCATCGTAGCGCCCATCATCGCGCTTGCGTGCTCGCTGATCTCCATCTCCGTCGTTCCCTTCGGCCAGGTCACGCAGGTCGCGGGAGTCGATATCTTCCAGATTGCTGACCTCAACATCGGTCTGTTGGTGATCCTCGGCATCACCTCCATTGGCGTCTATGGCATCGCGCTCTCCGGATGGTCGTCGAACAACAAGTTCTCCCTCCTCGGCAGCCTCCGCGCCACCTCGCAGATGATCAGCTACGAGCTTGCTCTCGGACTTTCGTTGGTCGGCGTGGTCCTCCGCGCGCAGTCTCTCAGCCTGCGCGACATCGTCAACAGCCAGAGCGCCCACGGCATACTCAGCTGGAATGTCTTTGGTGGCTTCCAATTCGTCGCGTTTTTTATCTACTTAATGGCCGCGTACGCCGAGACCAACCGCGCTCCTTTCGACCTCCCCGAAGCTGAATCCGAACTGGTCGCCGGCTACCACACCGAATACAGTTCCATGAAGTTCGCCATGTTCTTCATGGCCGAGTACGCCAACATGATCACCGTGGCTTGCGTTGCGAGCCTCCTCTTCCTGGGGGGAGCCTCCAGTCCCCTGGGTCATCTTCTTCCCGATAACTTCGGCGGCCCTATTCTCACCGCCATCTTTCCCATTCTCTGGTTCGTCGCCAAGGTCCTCTTTTTTCTCCTGCTCTATATTTGGGTGCGCGGCACGCTGCCCCGCTTCCGGTATGACCAGCTCATGAGCTTCGGCTGGAAGTTTCTCCTGCCGCTCGCCATGGCCAATATCGTCGTCACCAGCCTGGTCATGGCTTTACGCAGTTAG
- a CDS encoding NADH-quinone oxidoreductase subunit J family protein → MQLALFLIFGGLAAAGAINLLLQRHPINSALSLVVVMMSLAVLYWSLGAEFLAASQVIVYSGAIMVFFVFVIMLLNAGEEERTHGSRAAYIVGFPGAAAIFCLLSFVFLSERHALGSSNIGGYLNHVTSNITEISSLLFTKLLLPFEVTSVLILVAILGAVVLARKEQ, encoded by the coding sequence ATGCAACTGGCACTCTTCCTCATCTTTGGCGGGTTGGCCGCAGCAGGAGCAATCAATCTCCTCCTGCAGCGTCATCCCATCAACAGCGCTCTCTCGCTGGTCGTCGTCATGATGTCGCTCGCCGTCCTCTACTGGTCGCTCGGAGCCGAGTTCCTCGCCGCCTCACAGGTCATCGTCTACTCCGGCGCCATCATGGTCTTCTTCGTCTTCGTAATCATGCTGCTCAACGCCGGCGAAGAAGAACGCACCCACGGCAGCCGCGCCGCCTACATCGTCGGCTTCCCAGGCGCCGCCGCGATCTTCTGCCTGCTCAGCTTCGTCTTCCTCTCAGAGCGCCATGCCCTCGGCTCCTCGAACATCGGCGGCTATCTGAACCACGTCACCAGCAACATCACCGAGATCAGCTCTCTGCTCTTCACCAAGCTTCTTCTCCCCTTCGAAGTCACCTCCGTTCTGATCCTGGTCGCCATTCTCGGAGCCGTAGTGCTCGCGCGAAAGGAGCAGTAG
- the nuoK gene encoding NADH-quinone oxidoreductase subunit NuoK, with the protein MNSLAAAQVPVAAYLILAAMLFSVGVAAFLIKRNLITIFMSIELMLNAVNLTFVAFAHMWHQVSGQIFVFFVMVVAAAEAAVGLAIIIAIFRTRQTLNVDQIDLMKS; encoded by the coding sequence ATGAATTCTCTTGCAGCCGCGCAGGTCCCCGTCGCCGCCTACCTTATCCTCGCTGCCATGCTCTTCTCCGTCGGCGTCGCAGCCTTCCTTATCAAACGCAACCTCATCACCATCTTCATGTCGATTGAGCTCATGCTCAACGCAGTCAACCTCACCTTCGTTGCCTTCGCGCACATGTGGCATCAGGTCTCCGGCCAAATCTTCGTCTTCTTCGTAATGGTGGTCGCTGCGGCCGAGGCAGCCGTCGGCCTTGCCATCATCATCGCCATCTTCCGCACCCGCCAGACACTGAACGTCGATCAGATCGACCTGATGAAATCGTGA
- the nuoL gene encoding NADH-quinone oxidoreductase subunit L produces MPSDYLWLIPIVPFVGFLINGTLGRKFSRALVAAVALICTAIPAILVAWLWITMKADGAPEVLRVVSKPWIAITGLQIDFAFTVDHLTLIMLGVVTGVGFLIHVYAVGYMAHEEGFWRFFAYLNLFMFFMLVLVLADSFLLLFVGWEGVGLASYLLVGFYFQKDSAANAGKKAFIVNRIGDFGFLLAMFLIIREFGSLDFAHVFQAISVNPDWHGGVITAIALLLVLGATGKSAQIPLYVWLPDAMEGPTPVSALIHAATMVTAGIYMVARCHVLFDRSPYALGVVAIIGAATAIFAACIGMVQHDIKRVLAYSTVSQLGYMFLACGVGAYTAGIFHLLTHAFFKALLFLSAGAVIHSLSGEQDMRKMGGLRKRIPITFWTMTMGVFAISGIPPFAGFFSKDEILNQAFVSTNPLGKLLWFVGLFTAGLTAFYMFRLWFKTFFGPEHFEEHTDLRAHGAAVHTHSDSHTVMVADHEDNHAHAVHESPAIMTVPLAILALLSIIGGWVGIPAALGGHNEIEHFLEPVFSTGTIAEAATTTSSRGLELGLMTVSVLVVAIGFFIAFVFYYKKPGTGAALARRAPALYNLVLNKFYIDEVYSALIITPLLMFSRLFLGGLVDGGIVNGSGAAAGATTRGLSSLVRRVQSGNIRSYAGWLALGAAAVLLVMIFGRSIWMH; encoded by the coding sequence ATGCCTTCTGACTATCTCTGGCTCATCCCGATCGTGCCCTTCGTTGGATTCCTCATCAACGGAACCCTTGGCCGTAAGTTTTCGCGCGCACTCGTCGCTGCTGTCGCACTCATCTGCACTGCGATTCCCGCCATCCTCGTCGCTTGGCTTTGGATCACCATGAAGGCCGATGGCGCCCCCGAAGTCCTACGAGTCGTCAGCAAGCCGTGGATCGCAATCACCGGCCTCCAGATAGACTTCGCCTTCACCGTCGATCACCTTACCCTCATCATGCTCGGCGTCGTCACCGGCGTAGGCTTCCTCATCCACGTGTACGCTGTCGGTTACATGGCTCATGAAGAGGGCTTCTGGCGCTTCTTCGCTTATCTCAACCTCTTCATGTTCTTCATGCTGGTCCTGGTCCTTGCCGACAGCTTCCTCCTCCTCTTCGTCGGTTGGGAGGGTGTCGGCCTCGCCTCGTACCTGCTCGTCGGCTTCTACTTCCAGAAAGATTCCGCCGCCAACGCCGGAAAAAAAGCCTTCATCGTCAACCGCATCGGCGACTTCGGATTCCTGTTAGCGATGTTCCTGATCATTCGTGAGTTCGGCTCCCTGGACTTCGCCCATGTCTTCCAGGCGATCAGTGTCAATCCCGATTGGCACGGCGGTGTCATCACCGCTATCGCTCTTCTTCTGGTCCTCGGCGCAACCGGCAAGTCAGCACAGATCCCACTCTACGTCTGGCTTCCCGACGCCATGGAAGGCCCCACTCCCGTCTCCGCCCTCATTCATGCGGCAACGATGGTCACGGCGGGCATCTATATGGTCGCCCGTTGCCACGTCCTCTTCGACCGCAGCCCCTACGCTCTCGGCGTCGTCGCCATCATCGGAGCCGCAACAGCCATCTTCGCCGCCTGCATCGGAATGGTGCAGCACGATATCAAGCGTGTCCTCGCCTACTCCACCGTCTCGCAGCTCGGCTACATGTTCCTGGCCTGCGGAGTTGGAGCCTACACCGCAGGCATCTTCCACCTCCTCACTCACGCCTTCTTCAAGGCGCTCCTTTTCCTCTCCGCCGGCGCCGTCATTCACTCTCTCTCGGGCGAGCAGGACATGCGCAAAATGGGCGGCCTCCGCAAGCGAATCCCCATCACCTTCTGGACCATGACGATGGGCGTCTTCGCCATCTCAGGGATTCCGCCGTTTGCCGGCTTCTTCTCGAAGGACGAGATCCTTAACCAAGCATTCGTCTCAACCAATCCCCTCGGCAAGCTGCTTTGGTTTGTGGGTCTGTTCACCGCTGGCTTGACCGCGTTCTACATGTTCCGTCTCTGGTTCAAAACTTTCTTCGGACCCGAGCACTTTGAGGAACACACCGACCTCCGTGCACATGGAGCCGCGGTCCACACTCACTCCGACTCCCACACCGTCATGGTCGCCGACCACGAAGACAATCACGCGCACGCCGTCCACGAATCGCCAGCGATCATGACCGTCCCGCTCGCCATCCTTGCGCTGCTGTCGATCATTGGTGGCTGGGTAGGCATCCCAGCGGCTCTCGGCGGTCATAACGAGATCGAACACTTCCTCGAGCCCGTCTTCTCCACAGGAACAATTGCCGAAGCCGCAACCACCACGTCCTCCCGTGGTTTGGAACTCGGCCTCATGACAGTCTCAGTTCTCGTCGTAGCCATCGGCTTCTTCATTGCCTTCGTTTTCTACTACAAGAAGCCCGGCACCGGCGCAGCTCTCGCCCGGCGCGCTCCAGCCCTCTATAACCTCGTCCTCAACAAGTTCTACATCGACGAGGTTTATAGCGCCCTGATCATCACACCGTTGCTCATGTTCAGCCGCCTCTTCCTCGGCGGCCTCGTCGACGGCGGCATCGTCAACGGCTCAGGCGCAGCCGCGGGCGCAACCACTCGCGGCCTAAGCTCTCTCGTTCGCCGCGTTCAGTCCGGAAACATTCGCTCTTATGCCGGCTGGCTCGCACTCGGAGCCGCCGCCGTCCTGCTCGTCATGATCTTTGGCCGTTCCATCTGGATGCACTAA
- a CDS encoding complex I subunit 4 family protein yields MNIDHTILTIITFVPLAGAVLLALLPDKGRLMQWGALAVTLITFVCTLHLPARYDYAAAAGTFQFEQNAAWINSPAIRYHLGVDGLSMWLIVLTGFLAPLGVLISWNTIGDRKKLFYTLFLLQQVAMLGIFVSLDLFLYYAFWELSLVPMALLIATFGRTANRRRAAIKYFLYAFIPSAILLVGMLWLYARTGTFQFPELAQLAATHNISGNDAALWLASLSFLIAFAVKVPVFPLHGWLTDAISEAPTAAVMVLVGKLGLYSILRFSFGIFPEQSRHIAPLLIALGAIGIVYGALIALVQKDLKQLAAYGALGHVSVVVLGIFTFTIAGLDGGIYATLNEGIGAGAFFILLGILYERYGTYDMRDYGGLAAKLPWMVTLFVITTLSVIGLPMLNGFIGEFLVLTGAMQSSVTHHIGWTVLGTTGVILTASYMLWMIQRVFYGDLNENTADVPVPDVTAREHLALWPLIAVMLAMGVASPYWLRAIDTAGTYLAQEPPPVEPAASAIPIDTESQIPAAQEATK; encoded by the coding sequence ATGAATATCGACCACACCATCCTGACCATCATCACCTTCGTCCCGCTCGCGGGCGCGGTCCTGCTGGCCTTGCTGCCAGACAAAGGCAGGCTGATGCAATGGGGTGCTCTCGCCGTCACCCTGATCACTTTTGTCTGCACCCTGCACCTGCCCGCACGCTACGACTATGCAGCCGCCGCAGGCACCTTCCAGTTCGAGCAGAACGCCGCGTGGATCAACTCTCCCGCCATCCGTTATCACCTCGGCGTCGATGGCCTCTCCATGTGGCTCATCGTTCTCACCGGCTTCCTCGCTCCCCTCGGCGTCCTCATCTCATGGAACACCATAGGCGACCGCAAAAAGCTCTTCTACACCCTCTTCCTCCTTCAGCAGGTCGCGATGCTCGGTATCTTCGTCTCGCTCGACCTCTTCCTCTACTACGCCTTCTGGGAACTCTCCCTCGTCCCGATGGCCCTTCTCATCGCCACCTTTGGCCGCACTGCCAATCGCCGCCGAGCCGCCATCAAGTACTTCCTCTACGCCTTCATCCCGTCGGCCATCCTGCTGGTAGGCATGCTCTGGCTGTACGCGCGCACCGGCACCTTTCAGTTCCCAGAGCTCGCTCAGCTTGCCGCCACCCACAACATCTCTGGCAATGACGCCGCCCTCTGGCTCGCCTCTCTCTCCTTCCTGATCGCCTTCGCTGTCAAAGTCCCCGTCTTCCCCCTCCACGGCTGGCTCACGGACGCGATCTCTGAAGCCCCCACCGCCGCTGTCATGGTGTTGGTCGGTAAACTCGGCCTTTACTCCATCCTGCGCTTCTCCTTTGGCATCTTCCCCGAGCAGTCCCGCCACATCGCCCCGCTTCTGATCGCACTCGGAGCCATCGGCATCGTCTACGGCGCGCTCATCGCTCTCGTCCAAAAAGACCTCAAGCAGCTAGCCGCCTACGGAGCACTCGGACACGTCAGCGTTGTTGTCCTCGGCATCTTCACCTTCACCATCGCCGGCCTAGACGGCGGCATCTATGCCACCCTCAACGAAGGCATCGGTGCCGGAGCCTTCTTCATCCTCCTCGGTATCCTCTACGAGCGCTATGGCACCTACGACATGCGCGACTACGGCGGCCTGGCAGCCAAGCTTCCGTGGATGGTGACTCTCTTCGTCATCACCACCTTGTCGGTCATCGGTCTTCCCATGCTCAACGGCTTCATCGGCGAATTTCTCGTCCTCACCGGCGCGATGCAGTCGTCCGTCACCCACCACATCGGCTGGACGGTTCTCGGCACCACCGGCGTCATCCTGACCGCCTCCTACATGCTCTGGATGATTCAGCGTGTCTTCTATGGCGATCTGAACGAGAACACCGCCGACGTACCAGTCCCTGACGTCACCGCCCGCGAGCACCTCGCACTCTGGCCCCTCATCGCAGTCATGTTGGCCATGGGCGTCGCATCCCCCTACTGGTTGCGAGCCATCGACACCGCAGGCACCTATCTCGCGCAGGAGCCCCCACCCGTCGAACCCGCCGCTTCGGCGATCCCAATCGACACGGAGTCACAGATACCCGCCGCCCAGGAGGCCACGAAGTAA